In the genome of Pseudanabaena mucicola str. Chao 1806, the window TTAATTTCTACCAGATAGAGCAGATAAAACGAATCAGACTGGTAAGACGGGCTGATGGTTACTATGCTCAGTTCTGTGTTGATGTGGATCGGCGTGAAGAAATAGAGCCGACTCAAACCACAATCGGATTGGATGTTGGACTTAATCACTTCTACACTGACTCAAAAGGCGAAGTAGTTGAGAATCCTAGATATCTTAGAAAGTCAGAGCGTCAACTCAAAAAATTGCAGCGCAAGGTTTCTAAGCGTAAAGAGGGATCTGCTAATCGCCGTAAAGCAATTAAACGATTAGCCAAAAAGCATTTGCAAGTAAGTAGGCAGCGTAAAGACTTTGCGGTAAAGACTGCAAGGTGCGTAGTGAGGTCTAACGACCTGATTGCCTATGAAGATTTGCAAATTCGCAACATGGTTAAAAACCACAAATTAGCTAAGTCGATCAGTGATGCAAGCTGGTCAATGTTTTGCCAATGGGTTGAATATTTTGGCAAGGTGTTTGGCAAGGTCACAGTTGCAGTACCGCCCCAATATACAAGCCAAAACTGCTCAAACTGCGGTAAGCAAGTTGTCAAAACATTGAGTCAGCGTACTCATCACTGTGGGCATTGTGGCACTGTATTAGACCGTGACCACAATGCGGCTCTGAATATTTTAGCTATTGGTCTAAATAGGGTAGGGCATACCCAAATTCACGCCTGTGGAGAGTTCGACCTCTACCAATTAGATGCAAGTCTATCTGGCAAGTTGTCTCGCTGAATCAGGAATCCCCGTCACTTCAGTGCGGGGAGTGTCAACTTTGCTGTAATTTCTAAAACATACCTAGAGAGTGCATTAGGTGATAGCTTAAAAAAGACTCATACCTATTGAAGACTGTGGAAGCTCTATTAGGTATAATTGCTCCCTCCTTATCCAAAGAAGATATCTCATGTATCGATTTCAGATAAAAGCTCCCACCCAAGATGGGGAAATGATTGGTATAGTTGGCGCGATTCCTCAACTGGGATCGTGGGATGTGAAAAAATATCTGCCCCTAAATACATCTAGCGATCGCTATCCGATTTGGTCTATAGATATTGCGATCGAGCCTTTAATATTAACAAATCCGCAAGAACACATTGAATATAAAATTGAATATAAATATGTGCGAATTACTGCCAATGGGCAAGTACAGTGGGAGTCAGATCTTGGTGAAAATCGCTGGGTTCCCATTGAGCCAGAACATCTCGATGCAACCACCTCTACAATCATTATTGATGACGGAGCATTTGGCTACATTCAACCTTTTCCTTATGGATATTTAGAACATCCGATCGCTTCCAGTCCTAGCCTCACCAGTTCGCTTAGTGGAATCAAAGTACTAGTTTTGGGCAGTTCCGTTGCTATGGGCTGTAGTGCTTGGCTCCTCAAGGGATGGGCAAGTAAATTAGGACAAGCCTTGGAAGAAAAATATGGACATCAATTGGTTAATCACTCGGAATTGGGGGCAACAGTAACTAGTACAATTAAGCGTTTTGCAGCAGCAGTTGTACCCGAAAAGCCAGATATTGTGGTTATCTCTCTATCATTGGGCAATGAAGGTTTAGCCTATAGCCGTCCCCATGATCGACGTGCTGTACAACGTCGTTTTGAAAGTGGCTTACTGCAACTGGTGAAAATGGTGCGAGATTTAGGAGCTATTCCGATTATTGGTGGCTTATACCCAAATGGTGACTATAACCCTGAACATAACTGGCTATTGCGTGACACGCACCATCGAATGCTAGGTTGGGGTGTTCCTATGCTCGATTGGTTAGACAGTTTAGACAATGGCTATGGAGGATGGAAGCCACATCTATCGCTAGATGTGGCACATCCTAATACGGCGGGACATCAAGTGATGTTTGAGGCGATTAATCTGGAACTGTTTAACATTAGGAAAGAAGATCGCCTAAAAGAACAAAAATCTCTTGAGCATAGCCCCAACCTAGAAGAGATTTCTATTTATGAAGATAAGTATGGTTTTAAAGTATTCGCCTGTCCTGAAGCCCAAACCTTACGCATCATTAACAAGTCTGAACATTCATACAATATCACTCCCACTTGGCTCGAATTGCAAGCAGCTTTGAAACGCAAAGCCGAACTGGGCTCTGGAACTTATATTTCCAAAAATGACGAGTTAGGAACTCTACCACTGTTGACCGTTGGTGTGCAAGGCTCGATTGAGAATACAGTCACAATACCTACTGGATCAGACTTACATTATTGCTCAGCATTGAAATTTTTTGCGCCCCAAAATTCTGAAATCATCTACTACGATGGGTATTTAGGAATTCTGAAGGAAGGCGATCGCACGATGCGGATCATCAACGAATCTAACGAAGAATATAATATTCATCCCATGTGGAAAGAGATTCGTACAGCCCTTGCGGAAATGCCTGCGGCGGTATATCACGATCCTGTCAATCCTGATGCGCCATTTCGGACAATGATTATTGGCGATCGCGGTTTAGAGAGCCGAGTCAAAGCTCACGCCAAGTCCACGATGCTGCTCAAATACAAGTGCAAATTATCTGAGCTAAAGCGAATTGCGATTTTGCCCCTAGGCGATCGCTGTGCCGCCCGAATGCTACTCTACAAAATGGAATATGATGGGCCAGCGTTTCCCTTTGACTTAGCACGTTCTACGAATCTTGGCGATGTGACTGACTTGGTGATTAATGACTTTCAGGATATGTGGAATCCTGCCTATCTCCATTACAATCCTACTGATCGCCGCATCTATCATTCTAAATGGTCTGGGCTATCCTTTGGTCATGAAGTCGAAGATTCAGATGATCCAGTGAATAATATGCGACCTATTCACGAACGGATGCGCGTTCGCTACTCAGCGCGTGCTAAGAGATTTCTATATACCCTCAAACATAGTGATGAGATCCTCTTCATACGCACTGGTGTAACCAATCGTGACTATGTTGTCGATTTAATGGAAAAGCTCAAAATCAAATGTGCCGACAAGCCATTCCGAGTTTTGTTGATTTCCAAGCAAACATCCGATGAATTTGCGGGTATTCCCAATTTAATCCATTACGATTTGCATTTCAGTCCTGACTGGATGTACGACAGTCTCGACTACTGGATGGAATGCACCAGCAAAATGAAAGAGATTTTAGAAATATTAGGTATATCTAGCCAAAACCTCTTTTGGTGTCCTCCTAATCCCAACTAACACAAATAGGTGAGGTGGTACGTCTCTTTAACGCGAGTTCGGGATAACTTGAAACATGACTTGAGAGAGAGTTTGCTACGCAAAACCTCTCTCAAAGCCCAAAAGTAAACTAAAAACCGATAGATTTGTTCCGCTCGCGTGGCGGGCGGAACAAATCTCGGGCTTGGGTTTTAATTAAGTTGAGCTAATTAAAGCTATAAATGTAACAGCTTGTATCGTTGGTTACCCAAAAGCAATAAATTTAGATATCGTGGAAATGGTTGAGTTTGGATTTGGACAAATGTTAGTTGAACATCCCAACCATAAAGAATTGACTGCCGAAGAGTTACAAAGTTTACAAAAACTTCATGCTGTTATTGATCGCGCGATCGCTGATGGCAGAATTTCTAAATACGAGATGGAGCAAATTGACCGCTCTATTTATGCTGATGGAAAAGTTCTTGTAGAAGAAATCACGATGGTACGGC includes:
- a CDS encoding RNA-guided endonuclease InsQ/TnpB family protein, giving the protein MLVLEAKLKGKTGQYNLIDEAIRTALFVRNKALRLWMDVKDSDKYDLNKYCAVLAKEFEFAKKLNAQARQASAEKAWSAINRFFENCKKKVSGKKGFPRFKKRGHSVEYKTSGWKLSEDRKYLTLTDGFKIGRLKIIGSRDLNFYQIEQIKRIRLVRRADGYYAQFCVDVDRREEIEPTQTTIGLDVGLNHFYTDSKGEVVENPRYLRKSERQLKKLQRKVSKRKEGSANRRKAIKRLAKKHLQVSRQRKDFAVKTARCVVRSNDLIAYEDLQIRNMVKNHKLAKSISDASWSMFCQWVEYFGKVFGKVTVAVPPQYTSQNCSNCGKQVVKTLSQRTHHCGHCGTVLDRDHNAALNILAIGLNRVGHTQIHACGEFDLYQLDASLSGKLSR
- a CDS encoding DUF1796 family putative cysteine peptidase: MYRFQIKAPTQDGEMIGIVGAIPQLGSWDVKKYLPLNTSSDRYPIWSIDIAIEPLILTNPQEHIEYKIEYKYVRITANGQVQWESDLGENRWVPIEPEHLDATTSTIIIDDGAFGYIQPFPYGYLEHPIASSPSLTSSLSGIKVLVLGSSVAMGCSAWLLKGWASKLGQALEEKYGHQLVNHSELGATVTSTIKRFAAAVVPEKPDIVVISLSLGNEGLAYSRPHDRRAVQRRFESGLLQLVKMVRDLGAIPIIGGLYPNGDYNPEHNWLLRDTHHRMLGWGVPMLDWLDSLDNGYGGWKPHLSLDVAHPNTAGHQVMFEAINLELFNIRKEDRLKEQKSLEHSPNLEEISIYEDKYGFKVFACPEAQTLRIINKSEHSYNITPTWLELQAALKRKAELGSGTYISKNDELGTLPLLTVGVQGSIENTVTIPTGSDLHYCSALKFFAPQNSEIIYYDGYLGILKEGDRTMRIINESNEEYNIHPMWKEIRTALAEMPAAVYHDPVNPDAPFRTMIIGDRGLESRVKAHAKSTMLLKYKCKLSELKRIAILPLGDRCAARMLLYKMEYDGPAFPFDLARSTNLGDVTDLVINDFQDMWNPAYLHYNPTDRRIYHSKWSGLSFGHEVEDSDDPVNNMRPIHERMRVRYSARAKRFLYTLKHSDEILFIRTGVTNRDYVVDLMEKLKIKCADKPFRVLLISKQTSDEFAGIPNLIHYDLHFSPDWMYDSLDYWMECTSKMKEILEILGISSQNLFWCPPNPN